Proteins from a single region of Lusitaniella coriacea LEGE 07157:
- a CDS encoding NfeD family protein, translating into MLSLYGLFFIVGGTFVLFAAVAGLDGPDFELEFDPDIETLAPKNEEEETLSVRGKRPRRRLWLPFLSLRFWTFGSCFFGLTGILLTLFQGSIAEPIVLWLAIAVGLLFGTTITAILHNLRQNQANSLVNSNDLIGLPGIVEIPFDSNSKGKIRVSVRGSILDLIALTEDRQMFQPGEQVYIVGMENNKVWVVSQNTLGNYE; encoded by the coding sequence ATGTTATCGTTATACGGCTTATTTTTTATCGTTGGCGGAACATTTGTGCTATTTGCGGCGGTAGCAGGATTAGATGGCCCGGATTTCGAGTTAGAGTTTGATCCCGATATCGAAACCCTCGCGCCGAAAAACGAGGAAGAAGAAACCCTATCCGTTCGAGGAAAACGTCCTAGAAGGAGATTATGGCTGCCTTTTCTAAGTTTGAGGTTTTGGACCTTTGGCAGTTGTTTCTTTGGCTTAACCGGGATTCTGCTCACCCTCTTCCAAGGTAGCATTGCAGAGCCAATCGTTCTCTGGCTCGCGATCGCGGTGGGTTTGCTTTTTGGAACAACAATCACCGCAATTCTGCACAATCTCAGGCAAAATCAAGCCAACAGTCTCGTTAATTCCAACGATCTGATCGGTCTTCCCGGAATTGTCGAGATTCCTTTTGATTCCAATAGTAAGGGAAAAATTCGCGTCAGCGTTCGAGGCTCGATCCTAGATTTAATTGCCTTAACCGAAGATCGGCAAATGTTTCAACCCGGAGAACAAGTTTATATTGTTGGGATGGAGAACAATAAAGTGTGGGTTGTTTCCCAAAATACGTTAGGCAATTACGAGTAG
- a CDS encoding flotillin family protein has translation MWTALPVALGIFGVILIILFLNSFLCICKPNEILILSGRKHKTKTGKEVGYRTIFGGRAIRIPVLETVKSMDLTIMPVPVEVSNAYSKGGTPLDIHAIANVKISSNPAIVGNAIERFLDHDRAELARVARETLEGKLRGVVATLTPEELNEDRLSFAERIAEDVDRDLTKLGLQLDTLKIQSVSDDVDYLSSIGRKQIALIVRDAEIAESNAIGEADRIEADCQREAEVSKTQAKTVVLQKHNELRTIKAELEQQARSEEERTEAAAKEARAKAEQILQTVRAELERLRLEADEVLPAEANRQAKALHAKGTAASLAENSKAAALANTMLSEVWQEIGADASELFLIQQIETVLNEATQIPGKLHLENVNVIDNGDGQSIASLMNAYPEIVRQFLVQVDNTLGIDVAGTLSSKKIRN, from the coding sequence ATGTGGACGGCACTTCCCGTCGCACTTGGCATCTTTGGAGTCATTTTGATTATTTTATTTCTCAACAGTTTCCTCTGTATTTGTAAACCCAATGAAATTCTCATTTTGTCCGGTCGCAAACACAAAACAAAAACCGGAAAAGAAGTTGGGTATCGCACGATTTTTGGCGGACGAGCGATTCGCATTCCTGTTCTAGAAACCGTCAAAAGCATGGACTTAACAATCATGCCCGTTCCCGTAGAGGTGAGTAACGCTTATTCTAAAGGGGGAACGCCACTGGATATTCACGCGATCGCGAACGTCAAAATCTCCAGTAACCCCGCTATTGTCGGGAACGCCATCGAACGCTTCCTCGACCACGACCGTGCCGAACTGGCTCGCGTGGCACGAGAAACCCTAGAAGGCAAACTGCGCGGTGTTGTCGCCACCCTCACCCCCGAAGAACTCAACGAAGATCGCCTCAGTTTCGCCGAACGCATCGCCGAAGATGTGGACCGGGATTTAACCAAACTCGGCTTGCAACTGGATACCCTGAAAATTCAAAGCGTTTCCGATGATGTGGATTATCTCAGTTCCATCGGTCGCAAGCAAATTGCCCTGATCGTGCGCGATGCAGAAATCGCCGAATCCAACGCTATTGGGGAAGCCGACCGCATCGAAGCCGATTGTCAGCGAGAAGCTGAAGTTTCCAAAACCCAAGCGAAAACCGTCGTCCTGCAAAAACACAACGAACTGCGGACAATTAAAGCCGAACTCGAACAGCAGGCAAGATCCGAAGAAGAGCGTACCGAAGCTGCTGCTAAAGAAGCCAGAGCAAAAGCCGAACAAATCCTGCAAACCGTGCGCGCCGAATTAGAACGATTGCGCCTCGAAGCCGATGAAGTGTTACCCGCCGAAGCGAACCGACAAGCCAAAGCGTTGCACGCCAAAGGTACCGCCGCCAGTTTAGCGGAAAATTCCAAAGCCGCCGCTTTAGCGAATACGATGCTCTCTGAGGTGTGGCAAGAAATTGGTGCGGATGCGTCAGAATTGTTCCTGATTCAACAAATCGAAACTGTTCTCAACGAAGCCACCCAAATTCCCGGAAAACTGCACTTAGAAAATGTCAACGTTATTGATAACGGCGATGGTCAATCCATTGCCAGTCTGATGAACGCCTATCCCGAAATTGTTCGTCAGTTCCTCGTGCAAGTGGATAACACCCTCGGCATTGATGTGGCGGGAACCTTGAGTAGTAAGAAAATTCGCAATTGA
- a CDS encoding flotillin family protein, whose translation MEVIVLLLGILGLGTGAGALVIRNLYYICQPSEVLIFAGTTTKTADRKRVGYRLVKGGSSIRVPLLEQTFRMDLTNIIIELKVANAYSKGGIPLTVEGVANIKVAGEEPTIHNAIERLLGKSRKEIEQFAKETLEGNLRGVLASLTPEQVNEDKLAFAKSLLDEAEEDLEKLGLILDNLQIQNISDEVGYLDSLGRQQQADLIRDARIAEAEAKSASMIQDAENEKVTALRRIARDVEIAKAQAERRVQDALTKRVAVVAEVEAEIAAEVVRRQAEVSVQKERIKQAEQQLQADVVAPAEADSKRAIARAKGEASQIVEDGKAQAEGIRSLAESWQAAGDSAKDIFLFQKLDVLMKTMAAAVPDVAVQNVTVVDAKGGGSAAKIASFLEQLRQTTGMDLSGVVNNLTGNGLENGSAHPLNPQPIAQELPPTPAADATTDYALLHLEVKQLLDKLVQNRATPPEAEKAVARSIERYPKFKNRLKRAFHTGGEETLRAIFTHPLIHIPMSMVESWLDED comes from the coding sequence ATGGAAGTTATTGTATTACTGCTGGGAATTTTAGGACTGGGAACTGGTGCTGGCGCGCTCGTGATTCGCAACCTTTATTACATTTGTCAGCCGAGTGAAGTGCTGATTTTTGCGGGAACGACAACAAAAACCGCAGACCGAAAGAGAGTGGGTTATCGCCTGGTGAAAGGGGGAAGCAGCATTCGGGTTCCTCTGTTAGAGCAAACCTTTCGCATGGATTTAACCAACATCATCATTGAATTGAAGGTTGCCAATGCTTACTCGAAAGGGGGAATTCCCTTAACCGTCGAAGGGGTGGCAAATATTAAAGTGGCGGGGGAAGAACCAACAATTCATAACGCCATTGAGCGTTTGTTGGGTAAGAGTCGCAAGGAAATCGAGCAATTTGCTAAAGAAACCCTAGAAGGGAATTTGCGCGGGGTTTTAGCGAGTTTGACTCCCGAACAAGTGAATGAAGATAAGCTGGCGTTTGCCAAAAGCCTCCTCGATGAAGCGGAAGAGGATTTGGAGAAATTGGGGTTAATCCTGGATAACTTGCAAATTCAGAATATTTCCGATGAGGTGGGATATTTGGATTCCCTCGGTCGTCAGCAGCAGGCGGATTTGATTCGAGACGCGCGAATTGCAGAAGCAGAGGCGAAGTCAGCTTCTATGATTCAGGATGCGGAAAACGAGAAAGTGACCGCGTTGCGACGCATTGCGCGGGATGTGGAAATTGCTAAGGCGCAGGCAGAACGGCGAGTTCAGGATGCTTTAACCAAGCGCGTGGCGGTGGTTGCAGAGGTCGAGGCAGAGATTGCGGCGGAAGTGGTGCGCCGACAGGCAGAAGTTTCCGTGCAAAAAGAGCGAATCAAACAGGCGGAACAACAATTGCAAGCGGATGTGGTTGCTCCCGCAGAAGCCGATAGCAAGCGCGCGATCGCGCGAGCCAAAGGTGAGGCATCCCAGATCGTTGAGGATGGGAAAGCTCAGGCTGAGGGGATCAGAAGCCTCGCTGAGTCCTGGCAAGCGGCGGGGGACAGTGCGAAGGATATCTTCCTCTTCCAGAAACTGGACGTTCTCATGAAAACAATGGCAGCAGCAGTTCCCGACGTGGCAGTACAAAATGTCACCGTTGTCGATGCGAAAGGCGGTGGGAGTGCGGCGAAAATCGCTTCCTTTCTCGAACAGTTGCGACAAACCACGGGAATGGATCTGAGTGGCGTGGTGAATAACCTCACCGGGAATGGTTTGGAAAACGGATCTGCGCACCCCCTGAACCCTCAACCCATCGCACAAGAGTTGCCGCCAACCCCTGCCGCAGATGCCACAACGGATTATGCGCTTTTGCACTTAGAAGTGAAACAACTTCTCGACAAACTGGTACAGAACCGCGCCACCCCACCGGAAGCAGAAAAAGCTGTTGCACGGAGCATTGAGCGCTATCCCAAATTCAAAAACCGTCTCAAACGAGCGTTCCACACCGGAGGAGAAGAAACCCTGCGAGCAATTTTCACCCATCCTCTGATCCACATTCCCATGAGTATGGTGGAGTCGTGGTTAGATGAGGATTAG